In the Devosia sp. SL43 genome, one interval contains:
- a CDS encoding DUF2852 domain-containing protein produces the protein MTTAIIKPQWSPLTIALMVLGFILFWPIGLAVLGYILWGEKFGGSPEKAQAYFNKGKAWCSSNKHAHRGWNNHRSYGMNSSGNAAFDDYRAEQLKRLEEERARLDAEIDAFHEYMANLNKAKDREEFDRFMNERRGTRQGYTEPKPEQNNGDQNNNGWGNNNG, from the coding sequence ATGACCACAGCAATCATCAAACCTCAATGGTCCCCGCTGACCATCGCCCTCATGGTTCTGGGCTTTATCTTGTTCTGGCCGATTGGCCTGGCCGTCCTCGGCTACATCCTCTGGGGTGAAAAGTTCGGCGGCTCGCCGGAAAAGGCCCAGGCCTACTTCAACAAGGGCAAAGCCTGGTGCAGCTCCAACAAGCATGCACATCGCGGCTGGAACAACCACAGGAGCTACGGCATGAACTCGAGCGGCAATGCAGCCTTTGACGACTACCGTGCCGAACAGCTCAAGCGCCTCGAAGAAGAACGCGCCCGCCTCGACGCCGAGATCGATGCCTTCCACGAATACATGGCCAACCTCAACAAGGCCAAGGATCGCGAAGAGTTCGATCGCTTCATGAACGAGCGCCGCGGCACCCGCCAGGGCTATACCGAGCCCAAGCCGGAGCAGAATAACGGCGATCAGAACAACAATGGCTGGGGCAACAATAACGGCTAA